A stretch of Myceligenerans xiligouense DNA encodes these proteins:
- a CDS encoding FtsW/RodA/SpoVE family cell cycle protein, giving the protein MVSEKTPPGMPDAAPLEENVPSRAAEAVMLVIALALGLGGLAMVGYSIDDRLPDGFWANVLVLSALSLTAHLVLRFRAPYADQVILPAVMLLNTMSLAMITRLQMDDMIGANAERHLMWTALSVVVACAVLFFLRDHRVLRKYTYTVMVLALVLVVLPLIPGLGQEINGARIWINFAGFSLQPAEFAKILFAVFFAGYLVTNRDTLALAGKKVLGLQLPRLRDLGPILVVWAVSLMVLVGQKDLGTSLLFFGLFVGMLYLATERGGWVAVGMAMFVVGAFAAWTMFGHVQRRVRIWLDPLDVDLYNAVGGSFQVAQGMFGMAFGGMFGVGWGEGYSSRIPFAFSDMIYAAFGEELGLTGLLAILLLYLVIVQRGLRNAIGVRDGFGKLLAGGLAFVMALQLFVVVGGITRVIPLTGLTLPFMAQGGSSLLANWIVIALLLRMSDAARRPSALPTRGQLAAPAPAAAGHPGADGAIEVGPGASQANREAARQNMPSPSDEMTQMHAPIRYDDGGDQA; this is encoded by the coding sequence ATGGTCTCGGAGAAGACTCCCCCGGGCATGCCGGACGCGGCCCCGTTGGAGGAGAACGTGCCGAGCCGAGCCGCCGAGGCGGTGATGCTCGTGATCGCGCTCGCGCTCGGGCTCGGCGGCCTCGCCATGGTCGGCTACTCGATCGACGACCGCCTGCCCGACGGCTTCTGGGCGAACGTCCTGGTGCTCTCGGCGCTCTCGCTGACCGCGCACCTCGTGCTCCGGTTCCGGGCGCCGTACGCGGACCAGGTGATCCTGCCCGCGGTGATGCTGCTCAACACCATGAGCCTGGCGATGATCACCCGGCTCCAGATGGACGACATGATCGGCGCGAACGCCGAGCGCCACCTGATGTGGACGGCACTGAGCGTCGTCGTGGCCTGCGCGGTGCTCTTCTTCCTGCGGGACCACCGGGTGCTGCGCAAGTACACCTACACGGTGATGGTCCTCGCCCTCGTGCTCGTCGTGCTCCCGCTGATTCCCGGCCTGGGCCAGGAGATCAACGGCGCACGGATCTGGATCAACTTCGCCGGGTTCTCGCTGCAGCCCGCCGAGTTCGCCAAGATCCTCTTCGCCGTCTTCTTCGCGGGCTACCTCGTGACCAACCGCGACACGCTCGCGCTGGCCGGCAAGAAGGTGCTCGGCCTGCAGCTCCCCCGCCTGCGGGACCTCGGCCCGATCCTCGTGGTCTGGGCGGTCTCGCTGATGGTCCTCGTCGGCCAGAAGGACCTGGGGACGTCTCTCCTGTTCTTCGGCCTGTTCGTGGGCATGCTGTACCTCGCCACCGAGCGCGGCGGGTGGGTCGCCGTCGGTATGGCGATGTTCGTCGTCGGTGCGTTCGCGGCCTGGACGATGTTCGGCCACGTCCAGCGGCGCGTGCGGATCTGGCTCGACCCGCTCGACGTCGACCTGTACAACGCGGTCGGAGGCTCCTTCCAGGTCGCCCAGGGCATGTTCGGCATGGCGTTCGGCGGCATGTTCGGTGTCGGCTGGGGCGAGGGCTACTCCTCACGCATCCCGTTCGCGTTCTCCGACATGATCTACGCCGCGTTCGGCGAGGAGCTCGGCCTCACCGGCCTGCTCGCGATCCTCCTGCTCTACCTCGTGATCGTGCAGCGTGGCCTGCGCAACGCGATCGGCGTGCGTGACGGCTTCGGCAAGCTGCTCGCCGGCGGTCTCGCGTTCGTGATGGCCCTGCAGCTCTTCGTCGTCGTCGGCGGTATCACTCGTGTCATCCCCCTGACCGGCCTGACGCTGCCCTTCATGGCTCAGGGTGGTTCGTCGCTCCTGGCGAACTGGATCGTCATCGCGCTGCTGCTGCGCATGTCGGACGCGGCGCGACGGCCGTCCGCCCTGCCGACGAGGGGCCAGCTCGCGGCTCCGGCACCAGCTGCCGCGGGACATCCGGGTGCCGACGGCGCGATCGAGGTGGGCCCCGGCGCGAGCCAGGCGAACCGCGAGGCGGCGCGCCAGAACATGCCGTCGCCGAGCGACGAGATGACACAGATGCACGCCCCGATCCGGTACGACGACGGAGGTGACCAGGCGTGA
- a CDS encoding peptidoglycan D,D-transpeptidase FtsI family protein produces the protein MNTTLRRLSTVVMAMFLVLMVSTTWIQYVQADELYGDTRNVRKIYRDLGAARGPIVVGDENVVISVPVDDNYGRQRVYADGDEGIAKMYAPITGFFAVNGNTVALERTANDYLSGRADSLWLDQLQNLITGQEATGSSVDTTIDPKIQRAAWEALGDYTGAAVALDPSTGAILAMVSKPSYDPNSLAVHDSGAVTETYQNLANAKPQINTSDGSEQFSPYSPLNNRTIEALYPPGSTFKIFTSAAAIEGGEFTPDSEVPAPNGYQLTNTQTTIDNFGGYDCVSGQTEITLADALRTSCNSAYLWLGGEVGADGMRDMFEDFRFDERLEVPMGTAAGGYPGLDNEDPDSVDRIELTGMGQGDVRLTPLQVAMLSATVANGGTEMEPYLIESIRDSDLEVVEKTNPSTLANPISSSTADALREMMINVVEDGSGTNAQIPGVSVAGKTGTAENGGNRQPTLWFTGFAPADDPQVAVAVVLENAGSSTEDTASGTLAAPIAKAILEAAIN, from the coding sequence GTGAACACGACCCTGCGCCGCCTGTCCACGGTGGTCATGGCCATGTTCCTGGTGCTCATGGTGTCCACCACGTGGATTCAGTACGTCCAGGCGGACGAGCTCTACGGCGACACGCGGAACGTGCGCAAGATCTACCGGGACCTCGGTGCTGCCCGTGGCCCCATCGTCGTGGGCGACGAGAACGTTGTCATCTCGGTGCCGGTGGACGACAACTACGGCCGCCAGCGCGTGTACGCCGACGGCGACGAGGGCATCGCGAAGATGTACGCGCCGATCACGGGGTTCTTCGCCGTGAACGGCAACACGGTCGCACTGGAGCGCACCGCGAACGACTACCTCTCGGGCCGCGCCGACTCGCTCTGGCTCGACCAGCTCCAGAACCTCATCACCGGCCAGGAGGCGACGGGATCGTCGGTCGACACCACGATCGACCCGAAGATCCAGCGGGCCGCCTGGGAGGCCCTCGGGGACTACACGGGTGCGGCCGTCGCCCTCGACCCGAGCACCGGCGCGATCCTGGCGATGGTCTCGAAGCCGTCGTACGACCCGAACTCCCTGGCCGTCCACGACAGCGGCGCGGTGACCGAGACCTACCAGAACCTGGCGAACGCGAAGCCTCAGATCAACACCAGTGACGGGTCGGAGCAGTTCAGCCCGTACTCACCGCTGAACAACCGCACCATCGAGGCGCTCTACCCGCCCGGTTCGACGTTCAAGATCTTCACGTCGGCCGCCGCGATCGAGGGCGGTGAGTTCACCCCGGACTCCGAGGTCCCGGCGCCCAACGGGTACCAGCTGACCAACACGCAGACCACCATCGACAACTTCGGCGGCTACGACTGCGTCTCGGGCCAGACCGAGATCACTCTCGCCGACGCGCTGCGCACCTCCTGCAACTCGGCCTACCTGTGGCTCGGTGGCGAGGTCGGCGCGGACGGCATGCGGGACATGTTCGAGGACTTCCGCTTCGACGAGCGCCTGGAGGTGCCGATGGGCACCGCCGCCGGAGGCTACCCGGGCCTCGACAACGAGGATCCCGACTCCGTCGACCGCATCGAACTCACCGGCATGGGCCAGGGCGACGTCCGCCTCACGCCGCTTCAGGTCGCGATGCTGAGCGCCACGGTCGCGAACGGCGGCACCGAGATGGAGCCCTACCTGATCGAGAGCATCCGCGACAGCGATCTCGAGGTGGTCGAGAAGACGAACCCCAGCACGCTCGCCAACCCCATCTCCTCCTCGACGGCCGACGCCCTCCGGGAGATGATGATCAACGTCGTCGAGGACGGTTCCGGCACCAACGCGCAGATCCCGGGCGTGTCCGTCGCGGGGAAGACGGGGACGGCCGAGAACGGCGGCAACCGGCAGCCGACGCTGTGGTTCACCGGTTTCGCGCCGGCCGACGACCCGCAGGTCGCCGTCGCCGTCGTGCTCGAGAACGCGGGCAGCTCCACCGAGGACACCGCCTCGGGCACGCTCGCCGCGCCGATCGCGAAGGCGATCCTCGAGGCGGCGATCAACTGA
- a CDS encoding serine/threonine-protein kinase, with protein MRPVEGVLVGGRYRLVRRLAIGGMGEVWVAFDEKLTREVAIKVLREEYTGNEDFLRRLRTEARNSSTLLHPNIAQMYDYGEEEGAGYLVMELVLGEPLADLLEREPVLPAQRLLPLLAQTARGLHAAHAAGVVHRDVKPGNILLEHSGTVKITDFGVSVAQNQVPMTATGMVMGTAQYLSPEQAVGQSATGASDIYALGVVAYEASAGRRPFTGRSPVDIAIAHVNAPVPPLPSSVHPGMSELIMQMLEKDPAHRFASAETLAREMEALAREITADPFGTRRVAGPRSTDQADAGPSRHVSGSRRGAGRGGARPVARSRSDARRAAQAGSTAHGAGAPGAAQPARPHGQFTATATPQSAPAVSPEAQNPWVEPPSPWGPTPQAQQPRPHQHGAPASGVPDAETAHHYDTPGADTSGSGSQGEAVGRHGSSMGGFRPTTGYIPSTLSPSDGASRTYPSRRDVRAEQSGRSSRRGSVTTGIAHWAAELEDRLGIRVPWPLVALGALLGAVVLVLVLTMGGDDGGDAQPLGDSSYGTTDAMLSPGTTATAVNSGMMLLDEPLTAPRTAESSKDV; from the coding sequence ATGCGCCCCGTCGAAGGCGTGCTGGTCGGGGGGCGTTACCGTTTGGTGCGCCGCCTGGCCATCGGTGGCATGGGCGAGGTCTGGGTCGCCTTCGACGAGAAGCTCACCCGCGAGGTCGCCATCAAGGTGCTGCGCGAGGAGTACACGGGGAACGAGGACTTCCTCCGGAGGCTGCGGACCGAGGCGCGCAACTCCTCGACGCTGCTGCATCCCAACATCGCCCAGATGTACGACTACGGCGAGGAAGAGGGCGCCGGCTACCTCGTGATGGAGCTCGTGCTCGGGGAACCGCTCGCCGACCTCCTGGAGCGCGAGCCGGTGCTGCCGGCCCAGCGTCTGCTCCCGCTGCTCGCCCAGACCGCCCGCGGCCTGCACGCCGCGCACGCGGCCGGCGTCGTGCACCGCGACGTCAAGCCGGGCAACATCCTCCTGGAGCACTCCGGCACGGTGAAGATCACGGACTTCGGCGTCTCCGTGGCGCAGAACCAGGTGCCCATGACGGCCACGGGCATGGTCATGGGCACGGCCCAGTACCTGTCGCCCGAGCAGGCCGTGGGCCAGTCCGCGACGGGTGCGTCCGACATCTACGCCCTCGGCGTGGTCGCCTACGAGGCGTCGGCGGGCCGGCGCCCGTTCACGGGCAGGAGCCCTGTCGACATCGCGATCGCGCACGTCAACGCGCCCGTGCCGCCCTTGCCGTCGTCGGTCCACCCCGGCATGTCCGAGCTGATCATGCAGATGCTGGAGAAGGATCCGGCGCACCGGTTCGCCTCCGCCGAGACGCTCGCCCGTGAGATGGAAGCCCTCGCGCGGGAGATCACCGCCGACCCGTTCGGCACGCGACGCGTCGCGGGCCCCCGATCGACCGATCAGGCCGATGCCGGGCCCTCGCGCCACGTCAGCGGCAGCCGCCGCGGGGCCGGGCGGGGCGGGGCGCGGCCGGTCGCGCGCTCCCGCAGCGATGCGCGGCGGGCGGCGCAGGCCGGGTCGACGGCGCACGGGGCGGGAGCTCCGGGCGCGGCACAGCCTGCACGGCCGCACGGGCAGTTCACCGCCACCGCCACTCCGCAGTCCGCCCCGGCCGTCTCGCCCGAGGCGCAGAACCCCTGGGTCGAGCCGCCGAGCCCCTGGGGCCCGACGCCGCAGGCGCAACAGCCCCGCCCGCACCAGCACGGCGCCCCGGCCTCCGGGGTGCCGGACGCCGAGACCGCCCATCACTACGACACGCCCGGTGCCGACACCTCAGGTTCCGGCTCGCAGGGAGAGGCTGTCGGCCGGCACGGATCATCGATGGGGGGCTTCCGCCCCACGACCGGGTACATCCCCAGCACTCTGTCGCCGTCCGACGGAGCCTCACGAACCTACCCGTCCCGCCGCGACGTCCGTGCCGAGCAGTCAGGTCGCTCGAGCCGCCGGGGTAGCGTGACCACGGGTATCGCCCACTGGGCGGCGGAACTTGAGGATCGCCTCGGCATCCGCGTGCCGTGGCCCCTGGTCGCGCTCGGTGCGTTGCTGGGCGCCGTCGTCCTCGTTCTGGTGCTCACCATGGGTGGGGACGACGGTGGGGATGCCCAACCGTTGGGTGACAGTTCCTACGGAACGACGGACGCAATGCTGAGTCCTGGCACCACGGCTACAGCCGTGAACTCTGGGATGATGCTCCTTGACGAGCCGCTGACCGCACCGCGGACGGCCGAATCTTCGAAGGACGTATAA
- the pknB gene encoding Stk1 family PASTA domain-containing Ser/Thr kinase, whose amino-acid sequence MVDNTPRVLAGRYEVGELVGRGGMAEVHVGHDTRLGRTVAIKVLRSDLADDPSFLARFRREAQSAAALNHPAIVAVYDTGEDRTKDGNGKEITVPFIVMEFVEGHTVRDILTDGSAVPIEEAVEITTGVLSALEYSHRAGIVHRDIKPANVMITPTGAVKVMDFGIARAMADSAATMTQTNAVIGTAQYLSPEQARGETVDSRSDLYSTGCLLFELLTGRPPFQGDSPVAVAYQHVGQEPQRPSEIAVDVPDVLDRITMKALTKDRDHRYSSAAEFRADLEAALRGGQVSAPMVGAMAMGGQTTQMMSPGYGTQQMQPVGGYGTQQWGGPPTTGQPPVQTPGQGYPTGPMGPGDRRDNETDNKKTLIWTLIAIAIAALAAILIAVAVNNNNRQPEEPTTATVPEIQAGMSYDEACSVIEGANLDCAQQIDEESDREAGNTTGETDPAAGETVEEGETVTIFVSGAPGEVSVPNLAGKTQDEVRTELEGLGLKLGGWNPENNSGYAAGEAIRSEPAGGTPVTEGTEVDVWYASGKVTLPDMTGTSEDQMLAKLRELGLNGVKMTEQTDAVGEGQISRTNPAGPVDIEVNTQVTYWVAVPVSKTTIPENILGMTLEDALEACGGAQINCNPDDVVYEDNDQYEPGTVFNTNPAPGLEVDTGAEVVLYVVNEAPEGDPTDGPTNEGLFPGGDG is encoded by the coding sequence GTGGTGGACAACACGCCCCGGGTGCTCGCCGGCCGCTACGAGGTCGGTGAGCTGGTCGGCCGTGGCGGCATGGCCGAAGTGCACGTCGGCCACGACACACGGCTCGGACGCACCGTCGCGATCAAGGTACTTCGCTCCGATCTCGCCGACGATCCGTCGTTCCTGGCACGCTTCCGACGCGAGGCGCAGTCGGCGGCCGCGCTGAACCACCCGGCGATCGTCGCCGTGTACGACACGGGCGAGGACCGCACCAAGGACGGGAACGGCAAGGAGATCACCGTCCCGTTCATCGTCATGGAGTTCGTGGAAGGCCACACGGTCCGCGACATCCTGACGGACGGGTCGGCCGTGCCGATCGAGGAGGCCGTCGAGATCACCACGGGCGTGCTGTCCGCGCTCGAGTACTCGCACCGCGCGGGGATCGTGCACCGGGACATCAAGCCCGCGAACGTGATGATCACGCCGACGGGCGCGGTGAAGGTGATGGACTTCGGTATCGCCCGTGCCATGGCCGATTCCGCGGCGACGATGACGCAGACCAACGCCGTCATCGGCACCGCCCAGTACCTCTCGCCGGAGCAGGCCCGAGGCGAGACGGTCGACTCGCGCTCCGACCTGTACTCCACCGGATGCCTCCTGTTCGAGCTGCTCACCGGGCGCCCGCCGTTCCAGGGCGACTCCCCCGTGGCCGTGGCCTACCAGCACGTGGGGCAGGAGCCGCAGCGGCCGAGCGAGATCGCCGTCGACGTCCCGGACGTGCTCGACCGCATCACGATGAAGGCGCTGACCAAGGACCGTGACCACCGGTACAGCTCCGCCGCCGAGTTCCGGGCAGACCTGGAGGCCGCGCTGCGCGGCGGCCAGGTCTCCGCGCCGATGGTGGGCGCGATGGCGATGGGCGGCCAGACCACCCAGATGATGTCGCCGGGGTACGGCACCCAGCAGATGCAGCCCGTCGGCGGGTACGGCACCCAGCAGTGGGGCGGGCCGCCCACGACCGGTCAGCCGCCGGTCCAGACACCGGGCCAGGGCTACCCGACCGGGCCGATGGGGCCGGGAGACCGCCGGGACAACGAGACCGACAACAAGAAGACGCTCATCTGGACGCTGATCGCGATCGCGATCGCGGCGCTGGCCGCGATCCTCATCGCGGTCGCGGTGAACAACAACAACCGCCAGCCCGAGGAGCCGACGACGGCGACCGTGCCGGAGATCCAGGCCGGCATGAGCTACGACGAGGCCTGCTCCGTCATCGAGGGCGCGAACCTCGACTGTGCCCAGCAGATCGACGAGGAGTCCGACCGGGAGGCGGGGAACACGACGGGCGAGACGGATCCGGCCGCCGGGGAGACCGTCGAGGAGGGCGAGACCGTCACCATCTTCGTCTCAGGCGCTCCGGGCGAGGTCAGCGTTCCGAACCTCGCGGGAAAGACGCAGGACGAGGTACGAACGGAGCTCGAGGGTCTCGGGCTGAAGCTGGGTGGGTGGAACCCGGAGAACAACTCGGGGTATGCGGCCGGCGAAGCGATCCGTTCGGAACCGGCCGGCGGAACACCCGTCACCGAAGGTACCGAGGTCGACGTCTGGTACGCGTCGGGCAAGGTCACTCTCCCCGACATGACCGGCACCAGCGAGGACCAGATGCTGGCCAAGCTCAGGGAGCTCGGACTCAACGGCGTCAAGATGACGGAGCAGACCGACGCTGTCGGCGAAGGTCAGATCAGCCGCACCAACCCTGCTGGTCCGGTCGATATCGAGGTGAACACACAGGTGACCTACTGGGTCGCCGTACCCGTCTCGAAGACCACCATCCCCGAGAACATCCTCGGGATGACCCTTGAGGACGCACTCGAAGCCTGCGGCGGCGCCCAGATCAACTGCAACCCGGACGACGTCGTCTACGAGGACAACGACCAGTACGAACCGGGCACGGTGTTCAACACCAACCCGGCCCCGGGCCTGGAGGTCGACACCGGCGCGGAGGTCGTCCTCTACGTCGTCAACGAGGCACCGGAGGGCGACCCGACGGACGGCCCCACCAATGAGGGTCTCTTCCCCGGCGGAGACGGCTGA
- a CDS encoding anthranilate synthase component II, with the protein MTRILVVDNYDSFVYTIVGYLNQIGAETVVVRNDAVPEPDADGRFRDDTGVAYDGVLVSPGPGTPSEAGASESVIRACARSRTPMLGVCLGHQALAEVYGATVTHAPELMHGKTSEVFVSDDGGRGGAGAEGSVLAGLPSPFTATRYHSLAATPESVPEDLVVTCVTESGVVMGLQHRELPLHGVQFHPESVLTEGGHRLLANWLETCGLEGAVERSTGMAPLVAG; encoded by the coding sequence ATGACGCGCATCCTCGTCGTCGACAACTACGACTCCTTCGTCTACACGATCGTCGGCTACCTGAACCAGATCGGGGCCGAGACCGTCGTCGTCCGCAACGACGCCGTGCCCGAGCCCGACGCCGACGGGCGATTCCGCGACGACACCGGAGTCGCCTACGACGGCGTCCTCGTCTCCCCCGGGCCCGGCACGCCGTCCGAGGCCGGCGCGTCCGAGTCCGTCATCCGCGCCTGCGCGCGCTCCCGCACACCGATGCTCGGCGTGTGCCTCGGCCACCAGGCGCTCGCCGAGGTCTACGGCGCGACCGTGACGCACGCCCCCGAACTCATGCACGGCAAGACGAGCGAGGTCTTCGTGTCCGACGACGGCGGCCGTGGCGGGGCGGGCGCGGAAGGTTCCGTCCTCGCGGGGCTCCCCTCGCCGTTCACCGCGACCCGCTACCACTCCCTCGCCGCGACGCCGGAGAGCGTGCCGGAGGACCTCGTGGTCACGTGCGTCACCGAGTCCGGTGTGGTCATGGGTCTGCAGCATCGCGAGCTGCCGCTGCACGGCGTCCAGTTCCACCCGGAGTCGGTGTTGACGGAGGGCGGCCACCGGCTCCTGGCCAACTGGCTGGAGACGTGTGGTCTGGAGGGCGCGGTGGAGCGTTCGACCGGGATGGCACCGCTGGTCGCGGGGTAG
- a CDS encoding class E sortase codes for MNRTPTSAALFPTPAPPDGPRRRHAHPGDRRGGGLVAGIVGVFGELLVTVGVLLGLFVVWQLWWTDVEGNRAQDQIVADMGWEEPEDDGPEIAVTTEHRDAPPVPDVPAAGETFAQMYVPRWGDDYLKPIAEGTEKTTVLDTIGIGHYEGTGMPGELGNFATAAHRTTYGKPFNKVHELKEQDAVVVRTEDTWYVYKVTESEIVLPENIEVISPVPGIKPGEPLPELTERYITLTTCHPMFSAAERYIVYGELDYWAPVSEGTPKELLEEG; via the coding sequence GTGAACCGCACTCCCACCTCCGCAGCGCTCTTCCCGACTCCCGCACCACCCGACGGACCACGCCGGCGACACGCGCATCCTGGTGACCGGCGCGGCGGCGGGCTCGTCGCCGGCATCGTCGGCGTGTTCGGGGAACTCCTCGTCACCGTCGGTGTCCTGCTCGGCCTGTTCGTCGTGTGGCAGCTCTGGTGGACCGACGTCGAGGGCAACCGCGCCCAGGATCAGATCGTCGCCGACATGGGCTGGGAGGAGCCGGAGGACGACGGGCCCGAGATCGCCGTCACCACCGAGCACCGTGACGCCCCGCCCGTACCCGACGTGCCCGCGGCGGGCGAGACCTTCGCCCAGATGTACGTGCCGCGCTGGGGCGACGACTACCTCAAGCCGATCGCGGAGGGCACCGAGAAGACGACCGTGCTCGACACGATCGGCATCGGGCACTACGAGGGCACCGGCATGCCGGGAGAGCTCGGCAACTTCGCCACCGCCGCACACCGCACCACGTACGGCAAGCCGTTCAACAAGGTCCACGAGCTGAAGGAGCAGGACGCGGTGGTGGTCCGCACCGAGGACACCTGGTACGTCTACAAGGTCACCGAGTCCGAGATCGTGCTCCCGGAGAACATCGAGGTCATCTCCCCGGTGCCCGGCATCAAACCGGGTGAGCCGCTCCCCGAACTCACCGAGCGGTACATCACCCTGACCACGTGCCATCCCATGTTCTCCGCCGCCGAGCGGTACATCGTGTACGGCGAGCTCGACTACTGGGCCCCCGTCAGCGAGGGCACGCCGAAAGAACTGCTGGAAGAAGGATGA
- a CDS encoding DUF881 domain-containing protein, protein MIRRRGGAEVTGARVRSWVIVGSVLALAGLLFVASGRHALQSGSRQPQDIAALVQAESARVSEMSERASALNREINALTLSDRTGTDVPRVDPPIAEWEGVAAGSSPVAGPGLTVTLDDAPASSLDTAPGNPQPNDLVVHQQDLQNVINALWVGGAEAMTLQGERVTSTSAFRCSGNILLLHGKVFSPPYEVTVIGDQEALSQALEDDKGVQNYRAYVDWVHLGWGVRTHDQVEVPASQSGGDLRYARVPEGTDVFT, encoded by the coding sequence GTGATCCGACGACGCGGGGGTGCGGAGGTCACGGGTGCGCGCGTGCGTTCCTGGGTGATCGTGGGCAGCGTGCTCGCACTCGCCGGGCTGTTGTTCGTCGCGAGCGGGCGCCACGCGCTCCAGTCCGGCTCGCGTCAGCCCCAGGACATCGCCGCTCTCGTGCAGGCCGAGTCGGCACGGGTCAGTGAGATGTCGGAGCGGGCCTCCGCGCTGAACCGCGAGATCAACGCGCTGACGCTGAGCGACCGGACCGGAACCGACGTTCCGCGGGTGGATCCGCCGATCGCCGAGTGGGAGGGCGTGGCCGCCGGCTCCAGTCCGGTGGCCGGCCCCGGCCTGACGGTCACGCTGGACGACGCACCGGCGTCGTCCCTGGACACCGCTCCCGGCAATCCGCAGCCCAACGACCTGGTGGTGCACCAGCAGGACCTGCAGAACGTCATCAACGCCCTGTGGGTGGGCGGTGCCGAGGCGATGACCCTGCAGGGTGAGCGGGTGACGTCCACCTCGGCGTTCCGGTGCTCCGGAAACATCCTGCTGCTGCACGGCAAGGTCTTCTCCCCGCCGTACGAGGTCACCGTGATCGGGGATCAAGAGGCGCTATCCCAGGCACTGGAGGACGATAAGGGCGTGCAGAACTATCGTGCCTACGTCGACTGGGTGCACCTGGGCTGGGGAGTCCGGACGCACGACCAGGTCGAAGTGCCCGCGTCCCAGTCGGGTGGCGACCTCCGCTACGCCCGTGTCCCGGAAGGAACGGACGTCTTCACGTGA
- a CDS encoding cell division protein CrgA translates to MPESKPRKKKTTPQPVDAPVAKPEGSPRWLAPVMVGLMVLGLAWIVTFYLTSAGLGLPVPQLGQWNLAVGFGLIIVGFGLTTRWR, encoded by the coding sequence GTGCCCGAGTCGAAGCCCCGAAAGAAGAAGACCACCCCGCAGCCCGTCGACGCCCCGGTCGCGAAGCCCGAGGGGAGCCCGCGCTGGCTGGCGCCGGTGATGGTGGGCCTGATGGTCCTGGGTCTCGCGTGGATCGTCACGTTCTATCTGACGAGCGCGGGCCTGGGCCTGCCCGTGCCCCAGCTCGGCCAGTGGAACCTCGCGGTCGGGTTCGGCCTGATCATCGTCGGTTTCGGCCTGACGACGCGCTGGCGCTGA
- a CDS encoding rhomboid family intramembrane serine protease, which produces MDCVKQAAKQVPRQTTVMGGTARAGRPVITLGIIVACVASWIVQVVPGSGWTQLLWFWPVGGYYEPWRFVTAAFVHSSTIPPLHLLFNMFALWIMGQFLEPLLGRARFSALCFVSAVGGSVGVLLAAFGTPADVGSAWYVPVVGASGMVFGLFGAAIPVLRRMGRSAVQMWVLIAINAVLGFVIPNVSWQGHLGGLVTGLAIGAAFAFVPRRAQRVIGVVAPAGVLLLLVLATVAKYEFTLSPALAAGLV; this is translated from the coding sequence GTGGACTGCGTCAAGCAGGCCGCGAAGCAGGTGCCTCGCCAGACCACCGTCATGGGCGGCACCGCGCGCGCGGGGCGTCCGGTGATCACGCTCGGGATCATCGTGGCCTGCGTGGCGAGCTGGATCGTCCAGGTGGTTCCCGGCTCCGGTTGGACGCAGCTGCTCTGGTTCTGGCCGGTGGGCGGGTACTACGAGCCGTGGCGGTTCGTCACGGCAGCGTTCGTCCACTCGTCGACGATCCCGCCGCTGCACCTGCTGTTCAACATGTTCGCGCTGTGGATCATGGGGCAGTTCCTGGAGCCTCTGCTCGGCAGGGCGAGGTTCTCCGCGCTCTGCTTCGTCTCGGCGGTGGGCGGATCGGTCGGCGTCCTGCTGGCGGCGTTCGGAACGCCCGCTGACGTCGGCAGTGCCTGGTACGTACCGGTGGTCGGTGCCTCCGGCATGGTGTTCGGCCTGTTCGGAGCGGCGATCCCGGTCCTGCGGCGGATGGGACGCAGCGCGGTGCAGATGTGGGTCCTGATCGCGATCAACGCGGTCCTCGGGTTCGTGATCCCGAACGTGTCCTGGCAGGGTCACCTGGGCGGTCTGGTCACCGGACTTGCCATCGGCGCGGCGTTCGCGTTCGTCCCGAGGCGCGCGCAGCGAGTGATCGGCGTCGTCGCTCCGGCAGGCGTGCTCCTGCTCCTCGTCCTGGCCACGGTGGCGAAGTACGAGTTCACCTTGAGTCCGGCCCTCGCGGCCGGTCTGGTCTGA
- a CDS encoding peptidylprolyl isomerase, whose protein sequence is MFATLHTSAGDIRLELFGNHAPKTVRNFVELARGEKPWTDPRTGEERKEPFYDGLIFHRVIDDFMIQGGCPLGTGTGGPGYTFDDEIHPEKFEFNEKYLLAMANAGKRRNPVTGETEGTNGSQFFISTAETPWLNGKHTIFGKVADDESRAVVDAIGKTPTRPGDRPVEDITITSVTIED, encoded by the coding sequence ATGTTCGCAACCCTGCACACTTCCGCCGGTGACATCCGCCTCGAGCTGTTCGGTAACCACGCTCCGAAGACGGTCCGCAACTTCGTGGAACTCGCGCGCGGTGAGAAGCCCTGGACGGATCCTCGTACCGGCGAGGAGCGCAAGGAGCCCTTCTACGACGGCCTGATCTTCCACCGGGTGATCGACGACTTCATGATCCAGGGCGGCTGCCCGCTGGGCACCGGTACCGGCGGCCCCGGCTACACGTTCGACGACGAGATCCACCCCGAGAAGTTCGAGTTCAACGAGAAGTACCTGCTCGCGATGGCCAACGCCGGCAAGCGCCGCAACCCCGTGACCGGTGAGACCGAGGGCACCAACGGCTCCCAGTTCTTCATCAGCACCGCCGAGACGCCGTGGCTGAACGGCAAGCACACGATCTTCGGGAAGGTGGCCGACGACGAGTCGCGCGCCGTCGTCGACGCCATCGGCAAGACCCCGACGCGCCCGGGTGACCGTCCGGTCGAGGACATCACCATCACCTCGGTCACGATCGAAGACTGA